GCCGTGACAAGATCTTCGGCGCCTTCCCCCTGAAGGGCGAGGCACTGCCCAACGACGAACTCATCGGCACGGTTTTGTCCGAGGACGAAATCTGGTCCTGCACCACCTGCGGCGCCTGCGAGGAGGAATGCCCCATCTTCATCGAATACATCGACAAGATGGTGGACCTGCGCCGGGGCATGGTGGACGAAGGCAACGTGCCCCAGTCCCTGCAAAAGCCCTTGAGCGCCATTGAAAAGCGCGGCAATCCTTACGGCAAGATGGAAAAGAAACGCGCCGAATGGACCAAGGAAATCGCCGAAGAGACCCCGGTCGCCGTGCTCAACACCAAAAAGGGCGAAACCTGCGACACCCTGTATTTCGTCGATTCCATCACGTCCTTTGACGATCAGATCTGCAAGATCGCCCAGTCCACGGCCCGCGTGCTCACCGCCGCCGGCGTGGAGTTCGGCGTCCTGGGGCCTGCTGAAAAGGACTCGGGCCATGAAGTCCGCCGCTTTGGCGAGGAAATGCTTTTCATGAGCCTGAAAGAGCAGAACACGGAGGCCATCGAGGCTTCCGGGGCCAAACGGATCGTCACCGCCGATCCCCACGCCCTGAACGCTCTGAAAAAGGACTACGACAACCTGCCGCCCGTGGAGCACATCAGCCAGGTGATCCTGAAGGCCGTGAAGCAGGGCAAGATCCAGTTCAAGAACGAAGAAACCGGCAAGACCTACGTGTACCACGATCCGTGCTACCTGGGCCGCCACAACCTTCTGTACGAGGATCCACGCCAGGTTCTGGACGCCATCCCGGGCCTGCATCGGGCCGAGATGGAAAAGAGCCGGGACCGGTCCTTCTGCTGCGGCGGCGGCGGATTGATGCTGTTCTACGAGCCCGAGGAAGAAACCCGCATGGGCAAGCTGCGCGTGGAAATGGCCAAGGAGGCCGGCGCCGACGTGGTGGTGACCGCGTGTCCGTTCTGCAAGGTGAACATCGAAGACGCCATCAAGACCTCCGG
The Desulfatibacillum aliphaticivorans DSM 15576 DNA segment above includes these coding regions:
- a CDS encoding (Fe-S)-binding protein; translated protein: LDFYSCADCGRCSDQCPANAVGRPLSPRFVTIKCRDKIFGAFPLKGEALPNDELIGTVLSEDEIWSCTTCGACEEECPIFIEYIDKMVDLRRGMVDEGNVPQSLQKPLSAIEKRGNPYGKMEKKRAEWTKEIAEETPVAVLNTKKGETCDTLYFVDSITSFDDQICKIAQSTARVLTAAGVEFGVLGPAEKDSGHEVRRFGEEMLFMSLKEQNTEAIEASGAKRIVTADPHALNALKKDYDNLPPVEHISQVILKAVKQGKIQFKNEETGKTYVYHDPCYLGRHNLLYEDPRQVLDAIPGLHRAEMEKSRDRSFCCGGGGLMLFYEPEEETRMGKLRVEMAKEAGADVVVTACPFCKVNIEDAIKTSGLEGIMEVIDLVELVDQHLVK